A genomic segment from Barrientosiimonas humi encodes:
- a CDS encoding NUDIX hydrolase: MADAGVLVRGVDGSGSDCVEVALEHGADPRAVLADAGWEVVSLVSIGRQPGGEIELDFRVRRRRAHAAAAPVAPRVEVSAAEAAGAVRKQRVAAYAVVRSERGLLLTEFSARTARPGTWGLPGGGVEPGEEPDQAVVREVWEESGQHIRLEEPLDVLSQHWVGRAPDGLVEDFHAVRLVYRAWVEEPTDPVVHDVGGTTESAAWVEEHELAGLPVSPWVGALLAEPAR, from the coding sequence ATGGCGGACGCAGGCGTGCTGGTGCGCGGGGTCGACGGGTCGGGGAGCGACTGCGTCGAGGTCGCGCTGGAGCACGGCGCCGACCCGCGCGCGGTGCTCGCCGACGCCGGGTGGGAGGTCGTGAGTCTGGTCAGCATCGGGCGGCAGCCGGGGGGCGAGATCGAGCTGGACTTCCGGGTGCGCCGTCGCCGGGCTCACGCCGCGGCCGCGCCGGTCGCCCCGCGCGTCGAGGTCAGCGCGGCCGAGGCCGCGGGGGCGGTGCGCAAGCAGCGGGTGGCGGCCTACGCCGTGGTGCGCAGCGAGCGCGGGCTGCTGCTGACCGAGTTCTCCGCGCGCACCGCGCGGCCGGGCACCTGGGGGCTGCCGGGCGGCGGGGTCGAGCCGGGCGAGGAGCCCGACCAGGCGGTCGTGCGCGAGGTGTGGGAGGAGTCGGGGCAGCACATCCGGCTCGAGGAGCCGCTCGACGTGCTCAGCCAGCACTGGGTCGGGCGCGCGCCCGACGGGCTGGTCGAGGACTTCCACGCCGTGCGCCTGGTCTATCGGGCGTGGGTCGAGGAGCCGACCGACCCGGTGGTGCACGACGTGGGAGGCACCACCGAGTCGGCCGCGTGGGTCGAGGAGCACGAGCTTGCCGGTCTGCCGGTCAGTCCGTGGGTCGGTGCTCTGCTCGCCGAGCCCGCACGCTGA
- a CDS encoding phosphatase PAP2 family protein, with product MSEAPTMSRPVLAETRGADGRLPEEPEGPERRASGPWLSVVLMGLLALAAFAAIVRVSLGSLRGSELDNDMMHAVGNSATAAMKVTDWITYVSVGGVALCLAVCVGVALMRRRVGLAVAAMVLVVGANVTTRILKLNVLDRADGAGNSLPSGHATVALSLGLAAVLVAPAAWRWVVVPFAGFVATFVGAGTVVGQWHRPGDVLAAVAVCLGWTALAVGLAALIQPGAAPRRPGWAARSSLALVGSAVVGLIFVGWGLRPADHDVNLVLAVLALVPIGIASAAALAWTSAVADRHLA from the coding sequence ATGTCCGAAGCACCCACCATGAGCCGTCCGGTCCTCGCGGAGACGCGCGGGGCCGACGGGCGCCTGCCCGAAGAGCCCGAGGGTCCCGAGCGGCGCGCGTCGGGGCCGTGGCTGAGCGTGGTGCTGATGGGGCTGCTGGCGCTGGCGGCGTTCGCTGCGATCGTGCGGGTCTCGCTGGGCAGCCTGCGCGGGTCCGAGCTCGACAACGACATGATGCACGCGGTCGGCAACTCGGCGACGGCGGCGATGAAGGTCACCGACTGGATCACGTACGTCAGTGTCGGCGGAGTCGCGCTGTGTCTCGCCGTCTGCGTGGGCGTGGCCCTGATGCGGCGCCGGGTGGGGCTCGCGGTGGCCGCGATGGTGCTGGTCGTGGGGGCCAACGTGACGACCCGCATCCTCAAGCTCAACGTGCTCGACCGTGCCGACGGGGCCGGGAACTCGCTGCCGAGCGGTCACGCCACCGTCGCGCTGTCGCTGGGGCTGGCCGCCGTGCTCGTGGCGCCCGCGGCGTGGCGCTGGGTGGTGGTGCCGTTCGCCGGGTTCGTGGCGACGTTCGTCGGTGCGGGCACGGTGGTGGGGCAGTGGCACCGTCCGGGTGACGTGCTCGCGGCCGTCGCGGTCTGCCTCGGCTGGACGGCGCTCGCGGTCGGTCTCGCGGCCCTGATCCAGCCCGGTGCGGCGCCGCGGCGTCCGGGGTGGGCGGCTCGTTCCTCGCTCGCGCTGGTCGGGTCGGCCGTCGTCGGGCTGATCTTCGTCGGCTGGGGCCTGCGCCCGGCCGACCACGACGTGAACCTCGTCCTCGCGGTGCTCGCGCTGGTGCCGATCGGCATCGCCAGCGCCGCCGCGCTCGCCTGGACCTCGGCCGTGGCCGACCGCCACCTGGCCTGA
- a CDS encoding glycosyltransferase family 4 protein has translation MRVALLSDCYLPRLGGIEVQVHDLARSLRQAGHEAVVVTATQGPDEPIDDVPVERLAIPLPGGVPVNPLAPPKVRRLLLDGGFDVAHVHMGVVSPFAMDSMRVALGVGIPTVATWHCVLAHAAPLVDAAGYVERWADRGAELTAVSQVAAAPLRRMSGGAPVSVLPNGIDVARWSPGPRPEASTGSLRVVTAMRLALRKRPLDLVKVVARARELAPGADLRLEILGEGPQRRRLEAWSARHGAQEWLSLPGRVTREELHRRYLASDVYVAPAELEAFGIAALEARASGLPVVGPRRSGITEFVADGRDGLLVDDDEQFAQALARLATDADLRDRLGAYARSTPVRQDWGEVVAQTVQAYGRARA, from the coding sequence GTGAGGGTCGCGCTGCTGTCGGACTGCTACCTGCCGCGGCTCGGCGGCATCGAGGTGCAGGTGCACGACCTCGCCCGCTCGCTGCGCCAGGCCGGCCACGAGGCCGTGGTCGTCACCGCCACCCAGGGCCCCGACGAGCCGATCGACGACGTGCCGGTCGAGCGCCTCGCGATCCCGCTGCCCGGCGGCGTGCCGGTGAATCCCCTTGCGCCGCCGAAGGTTCGGCGGCTGCTGCTCGACGGCGGGTTCGACGTGGCGCACGTGCACATGGGGGTCGTGAGCCCGTTCGCGATGGACTCGATGCGGGTCGCGCTGGGTGTCGGCATCCCGACCGTCGCGACCTGGCACTGCGTGCTGGCGCACGCCGCCCCGCTCGTCGACGCCGCCGGCTACGTCGAGCGCTGGGCCGACCGCGGCGCCGAGCTCACCGCCGTGTCGCAGGTCGCCGCCGCGCCGCTGCGCCGGATGAGCGGCGGCGCGCCGGTCTCGGTGCTGCCCAACGGGATCGACGTCGCACGCTGGTCGCCCGGGCCGCGGCCGGAGGCGTCGACCGGCTCGCTGCGCGTCGTCACCGCGATGCGGCTCGCGCTGCGCAAGCGCCCGCTCGACCTGGTCAAGGTGGTGGCCCGCGCCCGCGAGCTGGCGCCCGGTGCCGACCTGCGCCTGGAGATCCTGGGGGAGGGACCGCAGCGGCGCCGGCTCGAGGCCTGGTCGGCCCGGCACGGGGCGCAGGAGTGGCTGTCGCTGCCGGGCCGGGTGACCCGCGAGGAGCTGCACCGGCGCTACCTCGCCTCCGACGTCTACGTGGCGCCCGCCGAGCTCGAGGCGTTCGGCATCGCGGCGCTCGAGGCGCGGGCGAGCGGCCTGCCCGTGGTCGGGCCGCGCCGCAGCGGCATCACCGAGTTCGTCGCCGACGGCCGCGACGGGCTGCTGGTCGACGACGACGAGCAGTTCGCGCAGGCCCTGGCCCGGCTCGCGACGGACGCCGACCTGCGCGACCGGCTGGGGGCGTACGCCCGCTCGACCCCGGTGCGCCAGGACTGGGGCGAGGTCGTCGCGCAGACCGTGCAGGCGTACGGTCGGGCCCGGGCTTGA
- the guaA gene encoding glutamine-hydrolyzing GMP synthase, whose amino-acid sequence MTENLQDHPVLVVDFGAQYAQLIARRVREASLYSEVVPHDMPAEEILAMEPAAIVLSGGPSSVYADGAPALDKALLEAGVPVFGICYGFQAMTQALGGTVAHTGMREYGATRADIDDTGSTLFNGQPPQQSVWMSHGDSVSEAPDGMKVTARTPGTTVAAFEDDERRLYGVQWHPEVMHSTFGQRVMENFLLRGAGLEAEWTPKNMVDELVARVREEVGEDRAICALSGGVDSMVAAALVQKAIGDQLTCVFVDHGLLRAGEAEQVRTDFVELTGADLVVIDASERYLDALAGVSDPEQKRKIIGREFIRIFEQAARDIVHDRGDNEHPVKWLVQGTLYPDVVESGGGAGAANIKSHHNVGGLPDDIQFKLVEPLRTLFKDEVRQVGLELGLPEKIVYRQPFPGPGLGIRIVGEVTADRLETLRKADLIAREELTAAELDRDIWQCPVVLLADVRSVGVQGDGRTYGHPIVLRPVSSEDAMTADWTRLPYDVLARISSRITNEVEEVNRVVLDVTSKPPGTIEWE is encoded by the coding sequence GTGACGGAGAATCTGCAGGACCATCCCGTCCTGGTCGTCGACTTCGGCGCGCAGTACGCCCAGCTCATCGCCCGGCGCGTGCGGGAGGCCTCGCTCTACAGCGAGGTCGTGCCGCACGACATGCCGGCCGAGGAGATCCTCGCGATGGAGCCGGCGGCGATCGTGCTCTCGGGCGGCCCGTCGTCGGTCTACGCCGACGGCGCGCCCGCGCTCGACAAGGCGCTGCTGGAGGCGGGCGTGCCCGTCTTCGGCATCTGCTACGGCTTCCAGGCGATGACCCAGGCGCTCGGCGGGACCGTGGCGCACACGGGCATGCGCGAGTACGGCGCGACCCGGGCCGACATCGACGACACCGGCTCGACGCTGTTCAACGGGCAGCCGCCGCAGCAGTCGGTGTGGATGTCGCACGGCGACTCGGTGAGCGAGGCGCCCGACGGCATGAAGGTCACCGCGCGCACCCCCGGCACGACCGTCGCGGCGTTCGAGGACGACGAGCGCCGGCTGTACGGCGTGCAGTGGCACCCGGAGGTCATGCACTCCACGTTCGGGCAGCGGGTCATGGAGAACTTCCTGCTGCGCGGCGCCGGCCTCGAGGCCGAGTGGACCCCCAAGAACATGGTCGACGAGCTGGTCGCCCGGGTGCGCGAGGAGGTCGGCGAGGACCGGGCGATCTGTGCGCTGTCCGGTGGCGTCGACTCGATGGTCGCGGCCGCGCTGGTGCAGAAGGCGATCGGCGACCAGCTGACCTGCGTGTTCGTCGACCACGGCCTGCTGCGTGCGGGAGAGGCCGAGCAGGTGCGCACCGACTTCGTGGAGCTCACCGGCGCCGACCTGGTCGTGATCGACGCGAGCGAGCGATACCTCGACGCGCTGGCCGGGGTGAGCGACCCGGAGCAGAAGCGCAAGATCATCGGCCGCGAGTTCATCCGCATCTTCGAGCAGGCCGCGCGCGACATCGTGCACGACCGCGGCGACAACGAGCACCCGGTGAAGTGGCTGGTGCAGGGCACGCTCTATCCCGACGTCGTGGAGTCCGGCGGCGGTGCGGGCGCGGCCAACATCAAGAGCCACCACAACGTCGGCGGGCTGCCCGACGACATCCAGTTCAAGCTGGTCGAGCCGCTGCGCACGCTGTTCAAGGACGAGGTGCGCCAGGTCGGGCTCGAGCTGGGGCTGCCCGAGAAGATCGTCTACCGCCAGCCGTTCCCGGGGCCGGGCCTCGGCATCCGGATCGTCGGCGAGGTCACCGCGGACCGGCTCGAGACGCTGCGCAAGGCCGACCTGATCGCGCGCGAGGAGCTCACGGCGGCCGAGCTGGACCGGGACATCTGGCAGTGCCCGGTGGTGCTGCTCGCGGACGTACGCTCCGTCGGCGTGCAGGGTGACGGCCGCACCTACGGCCACCCGATCGTGCTGCGCCCGGTGTCGTCGGAGGACGCGATGACGGCGGACTGGACGCGCCTGCCGTACGACGTGCTCGCCCGGATCTCCAGCCGCATCACCAACGAGGTCGAAGAGGTCAACCGGGTGGTGCTGGACGTGACGAGCAAGCCCCCCGGGACGATCGAGTGGGAGTGA
- a CDS encoding DUF3817 domain-containing protein: MSDLAREERIDVPSARTKLKFFKVMAFIVGIGLLVLVAEMILQYGFQNDALAWWPQPHGLIFVIYVVATAVLGFAVRWPLSKMVLVMLAGCVPLLSFWVERKVGGEVEAQLERLERGAPATAR; this comes from the coding sequence ATGTCTGACCTCGCCCGCGAGGAGCGCATCGACGTCCCGAGCGCCCGCACCAAGCTGAAGTTCTTCAAGGTGATGGCGTTCATCGTCGGCATCGGGCTGCTGGTGCTCGTGGCCGAGATGATCCTGCAGTACGGCTTCCAGAACGACGCGCTCGCGTGGTGGCCGCAGCCGCACGGCTTGATCTTCGTGATCTACGTCGTCGCCACCGCCGTGCTCGGGTTCGCCGTGCGCTGGCCGCTGTCGAAGATGGTGCTGGTGATGCTCGCCGGCTGCGTGCCGCTGCTGTCCTTCTGGGTCGAGCGCAAGGTCGGCGGCGAGGTCGAGGCCCAGCTGGAACGGCTGGAGCGCGGCGCACCCGCGACGGCTCGCTAG
- a CDS encoding lysylphosphatidylglycerol synthase transmembrane domain-containing protein has protein sequence MSPASRAPAPAPETTFPKPTPRTVLQAVLGLGLAMAIIAFGLPYFADTTWAKIGTHLGSVGPASALELFGWMVLGLWCYTFTLTGSLPGLSHSKALMMNVSGSAVGNMLPGGGAAGVAVTYLFGRSWGFSRMAISTSIIVSGVWNVLARVALPLLGIVVLARDQTALPKSVRQGAFAAGVTALVVLAVFIAMVISDERARQLGGLLDRRVGHLLARLRRGPKKGQRLDLATVLQNQRSRLASVTAHGWFPMTFGVVGFLGIYFVLFWRTMEAVGVEIPLPKLFAAYAIGRLLTAVGVTPGGLGITEAGTLSVLVAWGAPPAPAAAGVLIFALYTHVFEVPLGLLGWLGWSLSPKVPPPD, from the coding sequence GTGAGCCCGGCCAGCCGCGCGCCGGCACCGGCCCCCGAGACCACCTTCCCGAAGCCGACACCGCGCACCGTGCTGCAGGCCGTGCTCGGGCTCGGCCTCGCGATGGCGATCATCGCCTTCGGCCTGCCCTACTTCGCCGACACCACCTGGGCCAAGATCGGCACGCACCTCGGGTCGGTCGGCCCGGCCTCCGCCCTGGAGCTGTTCGGCTGGATGGTGCTCGGGCTGTGGTGCTACACCTTCACCCTCACCGGCTCCCTGCCCGGCCTGTCGCACAGCAAGGCCCTGATGATGAACGTCTCGGGCTCGGCCGTCGGCAACATGCTGCCCGGCGGAGGCGCGGCGGGCGTGGCCGTGACCTACCTGTTCGGCCGCAGCTGGGGCTTCTCGCGGATGGCGATCTCGACCTCGATCATCGTCTCCGGGGTCTGGAACGTCCTGGCCCGGGTGGCCCTGCCGCTGCTCGGCATCGTCGTGCTCGCGCGGGACCAGACCGCGCTGCCGAAGTCGGTGCGCCAGGGCGCCTTCGCCGCCGGCGTGACCGCGCTGGTCGTGCTCGCGGTCTTCATCGCCATGGTCATCAGCGACGAGCGCGCCCGCCAGCTCGGCGGCCTCCTCGACCGACGGGTCGGGCACCTGCTCGCCCGGCTGCGGCGCGGCCCGAAGAAGGGCCAGCGCCTCGACCTCGCGACGGTGCTGCAGAACCAGCGCTCCCGCCTCGCCAGCGTCACGGCCCACGGCTGGTTCCCGATGACGTTCGGGGTGGTGGGCTTCCTCGGGATCTACTTCGTGCTGTTCTGGCGCACGATGGAGGCGGTCGGTGTCGAGATCCCGCTGCCCAAGCTGTTCGCGGCGTACGCCATCGGCCGCCTGCTCACCGCCGTCGGCGTCACCCCGGGCGGGCTCGGCATCACCGAGGCCGGCACCCTCTCGGTGCTCGTCGCGTGGGGCGCCCCGCCCGCCCCCGCCGCGGCCGGCGTCCTGATCTTCGCGCTCTACACGCACGTGTTCGAGGTGCCGCTCGGGCTGCTGGGGTGGCTCGGCTGGTCGCTGAGCCCCAAGGTGCCGCCGCCCGACTGA
- a CDS encoding PIG-L deacetylase family protein — MPYTLVAFHAHPDDEALLTSGTMARAAAEGHRVVLVVATDGELGLASTDFTAGGGLAAHRRAELEASAAVLGVARTEWLGYADSGSGEELLPDPPGRTRFVRAPVEEAAQRLAGILGEEQAEVLLTYDPNGGYGHRDHVRVHEVGARAAEIAGTPRVLEATVPRDLLVRVLRLLTKVYRFPPEFDLSSFERAYSARADITHRIPVRRFVRAKRASLRAHASQSSADGGADRTVGMLLKIPRPLFDLVFRREWYLDRAHTGPVASDVFAGLP, encoded by the coding sequence ATGCCCTACACCCTCGTGGCTTTTCACGCCCACCCCGACGACGAGGCCCTGCTGACCTCGGGGACGATGGCGCGCGCCGCGGCCGAGGGGCACCGGGTGGTCCTGGTCGTCGCGACCGACGGCGAGCTGGGTCTGGCCTCGACCGACTTCACCGCCGGCGGCGGGCTGGCGGCGCACCGCCGCGCCGAGCTCGAGGCCAGCGCCGCGGTGCTCGGGGTCGCCCGCACCGAGTGGCTGGGCTACGCCGACAGCGGCAGCGGCGAGGAGCTGTTGCCCGACCCACCGGGGCGCACCCGGTTCGTGCGGGCGCCGGTCGAGGAGGCCGCCCAGCGGCTCGCCGGCATCCTCGGCGAGGAGCAGGCCGAGGTGCTGCTGACGTACGACCCGAACGGCGGTTACGGCCATCGCGACCACGTGCGGGTGCACGAGGTGGGTGCTCGTGCCGCCGAGATCGCAGGCACACCAAGGGTTCTCGAGGCCACGGTGCCGCGCGACCTGCTGGTGCGGGTGCTGCGGCTGCTGACCAAGGTCTATCGCTTCCCGCCGGAGTTCGACCTGTCGTCGTTCGAGCGGGCCTACAGCGCCCGGGCCGACATCACCCACCGCATCCCGGTCCGGCGCTTCGTCCGGGCCAAGCGGGCCTCGCTGCGCGCGCACGCGTCGCAGTCCTCGGCCGACGGCGGCGCCGACCGCACGGTCGGGATGCTGCTGAAGATCCCGCGGCCGCTGTTCGACCTGGTCTTCCGCCGGGAGTGGTACCTCGACCGCGCCCACACCGGGCCGGTCGCCTCCGACGTGTTCGCCGGGCTGCCGTGA